In Sphaeramia orbicularis chromosome 9, fSphaOr1.1, whole genome shotgun sequence, the sequence caacaacaataaaaaaacaattatGGTAACTCAGCAAACTATCCTTTTTGTCTCCTATCTGCATCTTATGGCTCACAGCTGTTAAAAATGATACTGAACTATTTATATATGAATTTGTTGTGTGATATCTTGTCCCTAATTTGAGTTTCGTTGAGATGGATAGTGTTTCTTTCtatcaaaaatatatatatataaaaaaaaaaccaacaatatCAAGCCTTACTATCTGTTATTATATCTACATCTGCCCCCAGAGATGAAGCATCTGTTTTCTCATGTACTGACAAAGACATAAATGCTTCATTTCTTCAAGAAGCCATATTGAAATTTGCCCAAGAAAAGTCTTTGAGTTATCGAGAATAATTCAGACGGTTCCTCTGCGTTGTACAGAGATGCAGACAGAAATCCTGAAAGTACAAAtgtctcaaatttgagccaataaTACCCAATCTGCTGCATGAGAAACATATTTTTAATAGAACCCTTTAACCGTGAGAAATACCACCACTCCACCTGCTTCCTGTGTTGGTTGAAAGCCCATGGATGTAATCTTTTATGCATATTTTAATAACTTTAAGTACTCAGACCatcaacatttttgtgtgtttttaattccaTGAGGTAACTGATATGACTCAGTTTCCAAATAATGTGTTAATGAATCAACTCCCCTAAACTCGGGGCAAATGTCGCTGGCTGAACATAGTGACTGCTGTTATTTTTGTCAGTTATTACTGCAGGTAATGCATTGTAGGCTTTTAAGCTCAGTCTGCTCTTACAACTGCAACACCACCCAACAGTAATAAAAGTGATGCTAATAAAAGCAGACAAGCAGTGAAGCTCGCTCTGATGGATTACCTACTGTATTCCCAAGCATGTTTCAAGTCTTTGCAAGTTAATTTGAATAATGTTTTAACTGAACGACGACCAAAGGCTGCCTGCAAAATAGGGACGTTCAGAAATCCAAAACACTGCGGTTATGATGCAGAATAAATGACCTTCCGTAATAATGACAGCATCAGTCATTTGTCGGTTTGTTGGAGTGTATTTTCCTAGACAAGAACCTCAAGCGGTCATGTTCATTTTCAGGTCAAGATAAATGGATATGGGGCGAAACACCAGCGGGCCAgtgttatttttatcatttcctgTTGGTTTTTTAAACCTCATCGAGGTAGTTAATATAAATTAAAACCACATTCTTACCTAAAGCTGCAATTATAGCTCGGATGAAATGTAAAAGGGGTCAAAACTACTGAGCATTACAACCAGATTTGTacgaaaaaatgttttaataaacCAACTGTTTATTGCCTGACACcagaaaacaaaaagacaaaaaataatcaaTGGAATATGGAGCTAAAaagccacaaaaaaacaaaaacaaaacaaacaacgcAAATGTAACCTCAGGCAGTTGGTGGAGACCTAAATGAGGCAAAAAGTGGGATCCTAATATCAATCAGTACATCCTATCCATCTCAACTCtatacatttatttaataataatcctttatttaacctggaaaTACTCATTGTGGTTAAGAATATCTTATACAAAAGGCCAAGACGAGAACAATATGACAAATACGTCTAGTTTTCTGCCTAAAAAGCGACAAATCCTAATTCAGCTTTAAGCACCTGAACCGTTTTTTGTTCCTTTAAATGAAATTCTGAAGAGGCTAAAATATGCACAGTAAGCTTATAATCAAAACAAAGATAGCTCTTAAACGTAGTGATGTCCTAGAACTCCAAAGAAGACCCACGTTaccgccgccaccaccaccaccaccaccaccaccaccaccactaccacacacattcacttcttccatttcTTATTAGCTTTAACTTTACAGCACACACCAGCGAGCATCTCCTCATGTCTGTTTAAAGTCTGTTTTCAGATGCTCTGACTGGAGTCGAGGATAAAAGACGACTTAAACACACAAAGCGGGGGTGCTTTTCTATTGTGTACAAAAGTTATAACAGCCTTTACTTTTTAAGACTAGTCACAGAGAAAAAGGCAGTGGTAGACACTGGAAAATAAAGCTTTTTCTTTTATGCTTGTATGCAGAAATACACCgctttagtccaggggtgtcaaactcattttagtttaggagccacattcagcccaatttgatctcaaccaggccagaccagaaaaataataggcacataaaccaataaataataattgttttagagtgaaaaacaagtaaaattacattgtgaaaatgggAATAATTTGAACTACCACATACAACCTGAAGTCTAgtcataaaaataagtgcaatttcaacaatattctgtctcagctCATCAGGAACACAACTTAGTGATTACAGCGGgtctacaaatgcataaaacatttagcagcaggcagaatagtgttaaaactgcactttttttctttaaaaatttccggttgttcatatttcttttaggttactcacattttattgtggaaaacattaatattttcataatgcaatttaacttttttcacattaaaccaaggagaaaatgtATTATTGTCATTACTTACAAGTTAtttggtattattttacttgagatcacatcggccccttgaactgaactaaaatgagtttgacacccttgatgatTAATGTTGTTGGTGTCAAATTCATCTTGCAGGCTGGATTGGatcttttttttggagggggtggggcgtatGTTTGTTTGACACCCCAGTTTTAGCCTCTTGTTTTTAGTGAAAATGTAAAGATTATTCCCATATTTGCAGGATGCTTGAGTTGAatgattttgtctcattttaggTGAGGTTTAGGAAGGCCCTGCACCCCGATTAGGAGTTTTTCAATGCCCCTGATATGATTTTATGatcaattttttaatgtattttttcactCTTAATCTTTGCTCTCTTGCTAAATAATGGAGGGAGTGAGGAGGCGGTCTGAGCTGAGCTGAGGAGCTGAGTGTTGGAGCGTGTTAGCGATGGAATCATGATGGAGCCATGGGAAACAGGCACAGGGAGCAGCGCTTCAGCTGGAATAACAGCCACGAAAAACTGAAACGCATCAAAGCAAAACGACTGCTTTGTTTTCAGCGAGCGTTAATTAAAGCAGCGGgatgatattttttttcatcttttcagaaaaaaaaaatttgattcagaaacctttttgtctcattttcttcGTCTCAGTCCCCCAGATAATTTGCTGTCGTCTTTGTGGAAATCAAACGCTCTGTTGTGCTTTCTCTTTCCTCTGCATGTACTACAGAGCTTTAGTTTTTCATCCTTCAGTCGTCACTGCAACTTCACATCATCCACTGAAATAGAttactcatttttttgttttgttttgttttacagctttattttcattttcaggtGCTTTTGCTTTTATAGTAAGAACTCGCATATAATTGaaattctggattttttttttttttttgtcggtggctTTTCAATTAACGTCTCATTTTattgaaatgtgaagaaaaaaatataaataaagaaagaaagaaagaaagaaagaaagaaagaaagaaagaaagaaagaaagaatattcatttttgttgcacTGTGTTCAGCTTGTTTGTAGTTTCCTGAAAGTCTTCCAAGACGTTTTaactaaaatgaaaaacagcATTACTTTAAAATAAAGCAGCTGATTTGGCTTCTGTGAGGAAAACCTCACTTCATATATTTTACACTTGGATGTGGACTGATTTGCATTGGAAGCCAGTGAAATTCCTTCACCCCTGCTGGCATTTGACTCCCCCCTGCCCCTGGATGGATACGAAGCGTAGGGGAGGCCGTGAGGTTACCTGTAAGACCCGCTTGGTGAGGCCGGTCTTCTGGGCGAGCTGCTTGAGGTCCTTGGCGTCTGGGTTGTGGTTGATGGCGAAGTAGGATTTCATGGTCCTCAGTTGGTGGTGTTTGAAGGACGTCCGCATGCGCTTGGTCTTCTGACTGGAGCTGTACTGGGAGTCCCGGTCCATAGACTCGCCGTCATTTTCATTGCAACTCAGTGCTGCAGGCCAACCGGAAACAGGAGAGAGGAGATGATGAGACGGATGCAACTCTGATCCAGTTATTAATCACATTAATTGGTTAGTGTCTTATAGggatttacatcttttttgtcattttctcatCTCAGCATGACCCCAGCTGGAAAAAATATTCTATAGAAAATCTGTTTCGGGCATGCTTTTTTGTGATATGATTAAAAAATCTGCAATACCCCGCAAGACAATGATCAAATCTCCATAAACTCATACAAAAATGACGTGACATGACAACAAAAAGTTAAATACTTTGTTTTCTGGCTGCATTTTCTGATCTTATTGTGACCCCAGCTGCAAAAAATATCCTATAGAAAATCTGTCTcaggtatgttttttttgtgatgtgattaaaaaaaatctcaaataccTTGTAAGAAAACTATCAAATCTACAAAACTTATACAGAAACGACGTTACATGACAACAAAAAGGTAAATACTTTGTTTTCTGGCTGCATGTTCTGATTTTACTGTGACTCCAGCTACTAATGTATTCCTACAGAATATGTTTCAGGTATGCTTCTTTTtgtgatatgattaaaaaaaaaaaacgattaaaAAATCTGCAATACCttacaaaaaaattatcaaatatccataaactcataaaaatgaTGTTAAATGACACAAGAAGCCAAATAATTCAAGTGATCGTGTGCCAAAGATGGAATTTAGACTTAAAAGAAGATAAAAACTACCTTAAACTAAAGGTGTCAACACCCTCCGAGCTTGATTTATTTCCATGTACTTCATTTCTAACCCCCTAATAGATGAAGTTATCATCTGTGTTGCTTTTTAACATCCTAAATTAATTGCACATGCTTGTATATGGCTCTATTTTCCATGTGTAAACCTATAAAAATCAGTCCGATCCAGAGTGACACTGTGACCTGACAGCTGTTTCTTCCAGCTGCAGATCATCCTCGGTTCTGCCCtttcttctgtttgtctgtccctgtgtctgtctgtctatctttctgtctgtcttttctttctaTCCTGGGAGGAGCTATAGCCTGGcttcagtaaacacacacacacacacacacaacacaacacaacacaacacaacacaacacaacacacatgtaTTTGTCCCAGCCTGCAAATTTCTTGGCACCGGCTAAAGTGTTGCTGCATGCATAACAGTTCGTGTTCAATATCTGAACGCTGCAAATGATGAATATGAAGTGAGTGAAAACCATCAGAATAACACTTCACTTAATTAGCCCATACAcaccaggcagaacaaatgctgCTTTCTGGCCAAAGCATATGCTGCAGCGTTTTAACAAAAAGCAGCCTGTAGACCGTTTCCTGCTTGTCTCATCGTCTTCTTACATCTTAATTCATAGTATTAATACCACCCTTTAACTGCATGCATACTGTATGCTATCTCAGCTGCACAGGTGAAGCCTTTAATGCTGTTTCCAGCTGCAGACAGAAGAGGGCGCACTGCAgcttccctctcctctctctgcttttcagttgtttttgttcagacagtttttttttccttttctttttttttttttacttaataccCACAGTGAAAACAAAGACAACTTCTGTTAGATAAAGAGCATGTTTCTCTAAAATTAGCCTTTGCTTTTTGTTCTTAAATTTccagaaaatgtgttttctacaAGCAAACCCCCCCATCTCTAGcagttaaaaccttttttttcccttttagaaCAGTTCACGCTTCACTTGCATCCTGAATTCCACTGtttaaaaaaacagcaacaacatcTTAAGACATAAAGTGATGCTGCTTTTTACAACAAAGCATCACTTGAGGTAAAAGCAGAATCAAGCGACAAAACAATTACTTCACTTGTTGCAGCTTTAAAGCACCAAACTTATCAGAGCCAGCAAAAAAAGAGGATAAATACAaggaaacagcaaaaaaaaaaaaaaaaaaaaaaaaaaaaaaaaagttttgttactCCTGAGTTTATACGATGTAAGGCTTGAAATCAACATGCTGTATATGGGAACAGTTGGGAGGTTAATTAACTAAAGCCAACACATCAAAAAATAAGATTCCAGCCACAGAGTTGTGAAAGAAAGTTATTGTATTCTCTGCTCTCTCTTCCAGTGAATAACTCATCAAATCACATTGATCTCCCTGGTACACACCCAGTTTGGCCTTGTCCCAATGCAAAAAGGctccagcagtgtgtgtgtgtgtgtgtgtgtgtgtgtgtgcaggagtgGGTTCAGGGGAGGGGGTGTTGGGGTCTGTAGATGTCTATGGAGCCTGACAAGTGGAAAAGGGCGAAAGCAAAAGCCGGAACATCAAAAAACTTTTGCTTTTATCCCCTAAAGAGgacatgggagaaaaaaaaatcttttcttccccccccccccccccccccccccccccccgtagacTGAATAAATACTGGAACATGATGTAAAAAATGTAGAATTTCTGATAAACTCCATATTTGATTCATTCTTTATCTCGCTGTTCTCTCACATGTAATCCATTTAAAGCAGCATGAAAACACTGTGACACACTCTAACTTAATGTTTCCAATAAATGCAACTACATGCATCCACTTCAGTCCAGACTCAGTTcaactctctctctttttttatgcCCTCCCTGTTCTAAAACTTGGCCTGCATGCTTTCATGGCTCAGGCTTATTCATGCACAGTATTTTGGCCTCAATTTCCTGCAGCCACCGTGAGCTCGATGGAAACTACACATTCTTAATAATCTGTAAACCTCTATTGGAAAACAAACAATacgcaaaaagaagaaaaaaatctgatacGTCTAagttaattagttttttttaagaAGCCTCGAAGAACTGTAAAAGACAATTAAAAACAAATCGCGTTGAAGTCATAATAAAGTGCGTCCCATGAGggaaattaaagaataaaatccTGACACTATGACAGATATAAAACAAGGCCTGCCGGTGGGTCAGTGAGTTATGGATTTACCCcacacaagattaaaaaaaaatactgttaagtaTACAAAGCTAAAGCATTACaggaacacacacaacacagaataagCCCTATAGGATCGTAGAAGGGGTTTCATTAATTTCGTCTGTCAGTCTTGTTCACTATTCATTCCGCAAAGCTTGGGTTTGTATTATTAAAACTGTGCAGCGGGATCCAGTTGCCAACATTCTTTGATGATCCATTTCTCAATTTTAGACTTTTTTCCAGATGTTTTAGACCTGATCTGAtgagtgagagaaaaaaaaaaaaacacaatccaaACATGAATTTTCTACGACTATCGATATGTCTTCATCTCTTCTACCGCTCCACGCCTTACTCCTCTTGTAACTGTTTCTGTCTTATGTAAATGTTCTTCTTACCTGCGTTATAAGCGGCCAGCTCGGCCCCCGGCCCGGGACTTTTCCTCTTCCTGGGTCGGCCCTTTTGCACTGTCCCCACGCCGTTGAAGTAGGATAGTCCGAGCGTGTTGGCCGGGCCCAGGCCTTTGTGCGGCACAACGTCCGCGTGGTTAAAATGTGTCTGATATTCTCCCTGGATGAGAGTCTCAAAGTGCAGCCGACAGTACACCAGACTGTCCTTCATGCCAAAGTGGTCCCCGGTGGTGAGCATCTTGCTGCAGGTGGTGCAGGTGAAGCAGTTGAGGTGGTAGACCAGGTCCCGGGCGCGCATCACCATCTCCGAAGCTGAGATCCCCAGGTGGCACCGAGCGCATCTCTGCACCGAAAATCTTCTGCGGACAACACAGAAACCTCATCAGCGGCTGAACACGGAGTCATACAGGCCTTACAGTGTGTCAAGAGTAGGGCTGCGTGGGTGAGCCACATCTCCAAATAGCTACAACACCCGAACTTTTCCAAGACGCACAAAAAGTTTCGTTTAAGCCAAATTTTAGGAGGCGCTAAAATTAAAACAGATAGCTCCACAAAACATTCATAATTAAAGATTGTAATTGATATTAGCCACGCGTGTTACAAAgcctgctatatatatatatatatatatatatatatatatatatatatatatatatagtgtgtgtgtgtgtgtgtgtgtgtgtgtgtgtgtgtgtgtgtgtgtgtgtgtgtgtgtgcgtcaagTCCCACAGTTTGCTTGAGTCAGTGAATGGAGCCTGATGAGGGGTTCACTGTCACTAGAGAAAAGCACTGAGAGTTTTGGCACCAGAGTGAGGTCCAAagtccttttctttatttttatattttcatttacacACCATTGCTTGTACAATTGTGCtcagatgaaaaaaaatccatataaaGGAAATATGTGGCATAAAAACACTATATATACATGATAAATAATGATTTTCATGCCAAAAATAAGCATCACATTTATCTAAGCTTTCaagtctttttttccatttattttttccatcagGGATACATATTTTTAACATACGCCTACCCTGAGCCTTACTTCCCCCTCATTTGAAACATATTTTCccctttttcttcatttgaaCCCCACTAACCACTAACGCCCTCTTGCCCTGTGCGCCCTCCTACCTGTAGTAGTCCTCCTTGCAGTAGATGCTTCCGTCTTTGCTGAAGCAGGTGAGTTCAGACTCCAGGTTCAGTTTGCACTCGCAGCACTTTAGGCAGCGCATGTGCCATTGTTTGTCCACTGCCAGCAGGTAGTACCGGTCCGCGATCTTCCTGCCGCAGCCGGCGCATAGAGCCACGCGTTCGTTGGTCATACACGGCATGGACTGCGGGGAAAGGACACGAGAGACGCACGGGGACGCAGTCAGGGCGCGGGGTTGTATATGGCATCTTTATGGCACAATATAACAGAGCCACCATGACACACTGAGGAATGACACTCCATTTATCTCtctttgtggggaaaaaaaaaagattaaaatcccACTTATTTGGGCTGGAGTTAACAAATAACGCATGGCAatactgtaacaaaaaaaaacaacaaaaaactattaCACAGGAATATTACACGTATATACAAAAAACTAGCGtgaaaacatttaattattttcatctcAGATCCTCccaaaaattttatttatgtttgaTTATTACGTGCAATTTAGACTGAACAGAGTGATACATAAAAATCAattattaagtaaaaaatattgcGTTTTACAGAGTATaagaaattaaaaacaataaGGGATTATTTTACTGAAAGTCAACAGGCTTACAAAATCCAAAATGGGGATATAGTGGAAATGAATTACACTGATCCAATAAGGTCATCAATGTTAAAGTATCACCAATAGCATCAGTTTACATTTAAGTaaggattttttaaaatataaaacacgaTATAAAACAATTAACACACTGTATATGAACATATATATGATATATTATCTGTGGGTCATGTGATACTCAGATAATGCTGTTAATTTCTCCTAAATAACAACAACGTTCGTCAACAAACAAAGGTAAATAATGCAGGATGTCACACGTGCATTTACGGGCCTGTACGGTTACGCACACGTATCTCACATAATATATTAACAAATTGAAAATACACACGAATTCCTGGTTGGAATCAACATTTTCAACCTCTTTGCTcctatttaatatttacatttttcattgttattttgtgTGGTTTTAAAACTTTCCAATGATTCATCCAAGCTGCGTTTTTTGCTTAAATTACTGCATGTTACCTTtgtataaaggaaaaaaaaaaaaaagatagaaataaAAACCTATCACCATTAGCTGttttaacaacaataataatgcgCCTTCTTATATTTTCTGTTAAAGTCTGTGTTGATGTAATTTCTACaggagtattttttttcttttctttttactttaaaGCATTTGATATCTGCTCCAAAAATGTGCACCAAAATGCGCCCTAAACGCACATCAAAGCTCATTTTAAATAAAGTCCAGATTTAACAGAATATGGGACAATTTATTTCCCCTCTTAAAATAATTTCGACGTGTTAAGATCTGCGTTTAGTGGAAGTAAGAAGTTTTGGGTTAAGCAGTGGCTGAAAGGAAATGGGGAATAACAATGTTTAGGCCTTAAGGATGAAGTTTCCACACCTAAGATGCGTCTgaaggaaaataaataacaacatgTGGCGTTAGATGTGAAGTTTAGGGTCTGATTTGAGGGTAAAAAGCTGAAGGAACTGTGTGGAGCTGTGAGTCCAGCCACTGTCACATGTTTCCAGGCTGCCATGCTGCCTGCGCTAACAAGCCGACAGGGCCAAATGAATGTGTCCTACCGTCTCTGATTCCCCCATATCGATGGCTGagctgatggcggctgactcgcTCTTTCCTCTCCGGTCCATTTCTTCCACCACACCGTGCACGTCGCCTCCAGGGAGGCCATGGAAAAGCATCGTTGCCGCAGAGGGGAGGATATTATAACTGTTCTCTTCGGATCTGCAAGCCAAGATGTCCATCAGAGGCAAAACCCCGTGCAATAATGccactcaaagaaaaaaaaaaaaaaaagaagaagaagaggaatcgCTCTTTTTTTGTCAGGTTTTCCTATATCTTGCCGTGACAAGTGAGAAATCCAAATCAGGGAGGAAAAACTATGAGAGAAAAATTGGACACGTGTTCTCCACACTACGTCTCATCTGCCAATGGAAACCGTCATCCGAATCTCTGCACCTCTCATTATTAATAAGCTATGATTAATTCATAAATAACCACACAGATTCCGCTTGTCTTACTGCGCCGATCGGAATCTATTTTTCTCTCAGGTTCGGTATTATTTCTCTGCTTTTACCGGTTACTGTTGCTATATTTTCTTTTCCATCTACGTTGAATAAACATACCAACTATGGAAGCCCCCGTTGCATCGGTCTCGGCACCgatgcctcctcctcctcgccgGGAGTAATATTTCAGAATTTCGACAGTCTGCAAGGCATTGGCAAAATTCTCCCCTTTTTTCTGCAGAACAGTAAGTTTCTCTGTACAACTGGCGCTGCCAAAGCTGGGCAGCAGCCGTCTACTGCATCACAGTCAGAAAGAAAACAAAGatatctccaaaaaaaaaaaaaaaaaagctgacagAGCCTGCGGGAAAGGTTTGTTCCCCTCCTCCAGATTAAGTCCAAGTTGATGCTAAAAGTAGCTGATTTATGTCGCTCAAACTATTTTTCGCTTTGCagattaaaaaggaaaaacaatcACAAAAACTCTCTTCTGTTTGTGCTTTTTAGAATCCCTCCGGCCGTCCGGGAGAAGCAGTTTTCCTTCACAGTAGTCTGTTTAATTAATGTTTTCTCTTTTGCCAAGGAGGCTGCATACATGTGCGTAACAGCACAAGAGGAGGAGTTGGCTTTACGTTGACTGATGATAGGCGAGTGTTTGCTGGCCCCCCAAAACCACCGTTCCTCCTTCTCAGGTCCCGGTTGGACTCTCCGCTCCTTATCAACGGGGCCCTGTTGCGTCACGACGCACCATTTATGTTCATTGGCTGTTCCGCCGTCACCGAACTGTTTGGCTATACTTTACCGATCGGTCTGGAAACACAGCCCTTGACTCGGTTACGCGCGGACCATGGACCACAGTGTCCCAGGGTGCGTATCCGTTCGGCTGCGGTTTGAGAGGCCGAGTCCAGACGGAGAGAAGCGAGTGCGAGTGTTTTCAGGGGTGGCGGAGGAGCTTTCTTCGGAGGTCTGCTGGGACATTTACTTCAGTGACGCGCGGAGAGGGTTCCACGCAGCCTCTCCATGGCACCACGCAGCTCTGAGCAGAACCTGCTGCTCCAGTCtccccaaacacacacatcacaaaaAGAATCACACTTTGTAATTCTTAATTGCTGGCTTCATTTGATCAGAAAAAACAGtacaaacaaaacagtttaatAACCCTTTGTGTGTTCTCATACTCAAGTATAATCCAGCttcaaatcacacacacacacacacacacacacacacacacacacacacacacacacacacacacacacacacacactgatttaTTCATTTGGCCTAAACTGCATGAGGCGACTGCACAAATAAGCCTGACTTCTGCGCGTAAAAGCGCATTTCTCCTCAAAACCAGAAGGCAAGGGCCTTGACATGTCAAGTGGTATTTTTCTCAAGAGATATTAGAGTGatcatgctaaaaaaaaaaaaagaaaagaaaagaaaaaaagattattgCTCATGTAAACACAACATGAATGCGACCGTTTAAAGTAGAATTAAACCGCAAAAAATCCAATAATTTAAGCGCCACAAGGTGTCATCTGTACATTACACTGCTCTGattcctttatttattaattttttttttcttcacatgcaGTTTCATCTCCTGAACTCCACTCTGTGATTTGATGTCATGCGTAACCCAGCGGCTTCTTGTGTTTCCACCTCAGAATGCAAGCAGTTTGCTTCAGCAGCAGGGGCTGCAGCAGGAACTGATCCCGAATCCGTTCGTTCTAATTAGCTCTCTGCTCTTaattgggagggggggggggggtgttgggtgGTGATGAGGGTGGAGGGGGGGTGTTGGGGGCTGGAGGAGGTTGCATGGGAAGAAGGGGGTAGTGGTGAACTTCGTCATCACAAGACGCGTTTGAGGACCCGGGTAGAGGTTTGATCTCCACAAAAGATGGTAGTTACAGCGGTGTGCGAGAAAATTACACCTTATCACGTCACCGCTTTTGGCTTTTGTTGTTTGTAATTGAAGCCAGTTGATTAAATCCGAACCATTCAACCTTTTTGACTTGTGCGTTTTTCCAATAATGCGCACATTTTGGCAGCAAAACGACGCGCAATAAAACCTACAGAATGTAAATCCCACTGTTACCTTGATATTTCTAATTATTTTTCTTtccctcatctttttttttctttctctagaATTACCTGTCCTCCCCCTCCCGTGTATAAAAGCTCGCGTTTAGGCTATTGTGAAGTTTTATAGCACAAATATGATGTTAAGCTCCTAAATCCTTATGCAAATCACCCCTCTGTAATACCCTTAATTGAATACATGCATATTTATCATCTGCGTTTTCTATCTGCTATAAGGCTGGGTTTATACATTAAACATAGCGGTAGCGGGCATGTCTGCAGGCGTGTATGAAATATTATATTAGGAGGTTGTGTAAGATTAAggagaaaatatcagtttgtatCTATTTGTATCAGAAGAGCCAGACTGCTGTGTTTCTAGGATTTGATTTAAGGAACTTCTCAGAATGAAGAAGAACCCGTTTACTCGGAATTTAGAGGTGATTTATGTAAATGAAGGCC encodes:
- the lhx2b gene encoding LIM/homeobox protein Lhx2b isoform X3, with protein sequence MLFHGLPGGDVHGVVEEMDRRGKSESAAISSAIDMGESETSMPCMTNERVALCAGCGRKIADRYYLLAVDKQWHMRCLKCCECKLNLESELTCFSKDGSIYCKEDYYRRFSVQRCARCHLGISASEMVMRARDLVYHLNCFTCTTCSKMLTTGDHFGMKDSLVYCRLHFETLIQGEYQTHFNHADVVPHKGLGPANTLGLSYFNGVGTVQKGRPRKRKSPGPGAELAAYNAALSCNENDGESMDRDSQYSSSQKTKRMRTSFKHHQLRTMKSYFAINHNPDAKDLKQLAQKTGLTKRVLQVWFQNARAKFRRNLLRQESTGVDKASDGSTLQGGTPSGPASEISNASMSPSSTPTTLTDLTNPTMPTVTSVLTSVPGGMDVHECRSPSQTTLTSLF
- the lhx2b gene encoding LIM/homeobox protein Lhx2b isoform X1, with translation MDILACRSEENSYNILPSAATMLFHGLPGGDVHGVVEEMDRRGKSESAAISSAIDMGESETSMPCMTNERVALCAGCGRKIADRYYLLAVDKQWHMRCLKCCECKLNLESELTCFSKDGSIYCKEDYYRRFSVQRCARCHLGISASEMVMRARDLVYHLNCFTCTTCSKMLTTGDHFGMKDSLVYCRLHFETLIQGEYQTHFNHADVVPHKGLGPANTLGLSYFNGVGTVQKGRPRKRKSPGPGAELAAYNAALSCNENDGESMDRDSQYSSSQKTKRMRTSFKHHQLRTMKSYFAINHNPDAKDLKQLAQKTGLTKRVLQVWFQNARAKFRRNLLRQESTGVDKASDGSTLQGGTPSGPASEISNASMSPSSTPTTLTDLTNPTMPTVTSVLTSVPGGMDVHECRSPSQTTLTSLF
- the lhx2b gene encoding LIM/homeobox protein Lhx2b isoform X2, which encodes MDILACRSEENSYNILPSAATMLFHGLPGGDVHGVVEEMDRRGKSESAAISSAIDMGESETSMPCMTNERVALCAGCGRKIADRYYLLAVDKQWHMRCLKCCECKLNLESELTCFSKDGSIYCKEDYYRFSVQRCARCHLGISASEMVMRARDLVYHLNCFTCTTCSKMLTTGDHFGMKDSLVYCRLHFETLIQGEYQTHFNHADVVPHKGLGPANTLGLSYFNGVGTVQKGRPRKRKSPGPGAELAAYNAALSCNENDGESMDRDSQYSSSQKTKRMRTSFKHHQLRTMKSYFAINHNPDAKDLKQLAQKTGLTKRVLQVWFQNARAKFRRNLLRQESTGVDKASDGSTLQGGTPSGPASEISNASMSPSSTPTTLTDLTNPTMPTVTSVLTSVPGGMDVHECRSPSQTTLTSLF